A genome region from Triticum aestivum cultivar Chinese Spring chromosome 2B, IWGSC CS RefSeq v2.1, whole genome shotgun sequence includes the following:
- the LOC123046496 gene encoding organic cation/carnitine transporter 7 isoform X1, whose amino-acid sequence MLSKPPSDPAGKLSIEMMEDEQSATYTVDDALISSGFGKYQILILSYAGIGLIAEAMEMMLLSFVGPSVQLEWNLTAHQESMITSVVFVGMLIGAYSWGVVSDNYGRRKGFLFTAIMTSGAGFMSAFSPNYVALMALRFLVGIGLGGGPVLGSWFLEFVPAPSRGTWMVVLSAFWTVGTIFEASLAWVVMPKFGWRWLLALSSVPSLLLLLFYAITPESPRFLCMKGRTMEAVDVLEKMARLNGAQLPSGKLVSDKNIELDEVSESATLLAATAKAAKEEENDNIKEDEGSDFGGFKSVSKLLSPKLLRATLLLWMAFFGNAFSYYGIVLLTSELSNGNRICAEQEVESVHSNNSSLYKNVFISSFAEIPGSFVSIMIVDRIGRRLSMASMLFTSCVFLFPLVFSRTEILTRISLFGARLCISASFTIVYIYAPEIYPTSVRTTGIGVASSVGRIGGILCPLVAVALVHNCHQTTAILLFELVVFLSGVAVMFFPFETKGCRLNDTEADMH is encoded by the exons ATGCTATCCAAGCCACCCTCTGATCCGGCCGGCAAGCTCTCGATCGAAATG ATGGAGGACGAACAATCAGCCACATATACTGTGGATGACGCCCTTATATCTTCAGGTTTTGGGAAGTACCAAATATTGATTCTCTCCTATGCTGGGATAGGCTTAATCGCAGAAGCAATGGAGATGATGCTGCTATCATTTGTTGGTCCATCCGTTCAGTTAGAATGGAATCTTACTGCTCACCAGGAAAGCATGATTACAAGTGTTGTTTTCGTTGGAATGCTAATAGGAGCTTACTCTTGGGGTGTGGTCTCAGATAACTATGGAAGGAG GAAAGGGTTTCTCTTTACTGCCATTATGACGAGTGGAGCTGGATTCATGAGTGCCTTTTCTCCAAACTATGTAGCTTTAATGGCTCTACGATTTTTAGTTGGTATTGGCTTGGGAGGAGGACCTGTTCTTGGATCTTGGTTCTTGGAATTTGTTCCTGCTCCAAGTAGAGGAACTTGGATGGTGGTACTCTCAGCATTTTGGACTGTCGGTACCATCTTTGAGGCTTCACTTGCATGG GTAGTTATGCCCAAGTTTGGCTGGAGGTGGTTGCTAGCATTATCATCTGTTCCGTCTCTCCTGCTGCTTTTGTTTTATGCTATCACACCAGAGTCGCCAAGGTTCCTCTGCATGAAAGGCAGAACAATGGAGGCTGTGGATGTACTGGAGAAAATGGCAAGGTTAAACGGTGCACAACTCCCTTCGGGTAAGCTTGTTTCCGACAAGAACATTGAGCTAGATGAAGTTTCCGAGTCTGCAACGCTTCTGGCTGCTACTGCTAAAGCTGCTAAAGAAGAAGAAAACGACAACATCAAGGAAGACGAAGGTTCCGATTTTGGAGGTTTCAAGTCTGTTTCTAAGCTGTTGTCACCAAAATTGCTCAGAGCAACTCTGCTTCTGTGGATGGCTTTCTTTGGGAATGCATTTTCGTATTATGGTATTGTTCTGTTGACATCGGAGTTAAGTAACGGAAATAGGATATGTGCAGAACAGGAGGTTGAATCTGTACACTCGAACAACTCGAGCCTGTACAAAAACGTGTTTATTTCTAGCTTTGCAG AGATTCCAGGGTCATTCGTGTCCATCATGATCGTGGATAGAATTGGGCGAAGGCTTTCAATGGCTTCGATGCTCTTCACTAGCTGTGTCTTTTTATTCCCGCTAGTGTTTTCCCGCACTGAAATACTGACAAGAATCTCATTATTCGGTGCCCGGCTCTGCATTTCTGCGAGCTTCACAATCGTATACATATACGCTCCTGAG ATCTACCCAACCTCTGTGAGGACAACAGGCATCGGCGTCGCCAGCTCGGTGGGCAGGATCGGCGGCATTCTGTGCCCTCTCGTCGCTGTTGCTCTGGTGCACAACTGCCATCAGACGACCGCGATCCTCCTCTTCGAGCTCGTGGTTTTCCTCTCGGGGGTGGCCGTCATGTTCTTCCCTTTTGAGACGAAAGGCTGTAGGCTGAACGACACCGAGGCCGATATGCATTGA
- the LOC123046496 gene encoding organic cation/carnitine transporter 7 isoform X2, translating into MEGGRKGFLFTAIMTSGAGFMSAFSPNYVALMALRFLVGIGLGGGPVLGSWFLEFVPAPSRGTWMVVLSAFWTVGTIFEASLAWVVMPKFGWRWLLALSSVPSLLLLLFYAITPESPRFLCMKGRTMEAVDVLEKMARLNGAQLPSGKLVSDKNIELDEVSESATLLAATAKAAKEEENDNIKEDEGSDFGGFKSVSKLLSPKLLRATLLLWMAFFGNAFSYYGIVLLTSELSNGNRICAEQEVESVHSNNSSLYKNVFISSFAEIPGSFVSIMIVDRIGRRLSMASMLFTSCVFLFPLVFSRTEILTRISLFGARLCISASFTIVYIYAPEIYPTSVRTTGIGVASSVGRIGGILCPLVAVALVHNCHQTTAILLFELVVFLSGVAVMFFPFETKGCRLNDTEADMH; encoded by the exons ATGGAAGGAGGCAG GAAAGGGTTTCTCTTTACTGCCATTATGACGAGTGGAGCTGGATTCATGAGTGCCTTTTCTCCAAACTATGTAGCTTTAATGGCTCTACGATTTTTAGTTGGTATTGGCTTGGGAGGAGGACCTGTTCTTGGATCTTGGTTCTTGGAATTTGTTCCTGCTCCAAGTAGAGGAACTTGGATGGTGGTACTCTCAGCATTTTGGACTGTCGGTACCATCTTTGAGGCTTCACTTGCATGG GTAGTTATGCCCAAGTTTGGCTGGAGGTGGTTGCTAGCATTATCATCTGTTCCGTCTCTCCTGCTGCTTTTGTTTTATGCTATCACACCAGAGTCGCCAAGGTTCCTCTGCATGAAAGGCAGAACAATGGAGGCTGTGGATGTACTGGAGAAAATGGCAAGGTTAAACGGTGCACAACTCCCTTCGGGTAAGCTTGTTTCCGACAAGAACATTGAGCTAGATGAAGTTTCCGAGTCTGCAACGCTTCTGGCTGCTACTGCTAAAGCTGCTAAAGAAGAAGAAAACGACAACATCAAGGAAGACGAAGGTTCCGATTTTGGAGGTTTCAAGTCTGTTTCTAAGCTGTTGTCACCAAAATTGCTCAGAGCAACTCTGCTTCTGTGGATGGCTTTCTTTGGGAATGCATTTTCGTATTATGGTATTGTTCTGTTGACATCGGAGTTAAGTAACGGAAATAGGATATGTGCAGAACAGGAGGTTGAATCTGTACACTCGAACAACTCGAGCCTGTACAAAAACGTGTTTATTTCTAGCTTTGCAG AGATTCCAGGGTCATTCGTGTCCATCATGATCGTGGATAGAATTGGGCGAAGGCTTTCAATGGCTTCGATGCTCTTCACTAGCTGTGTCTTTTTATTCCCGCTAGTGTTTTCCCGCACTGAAATACTGACAAGAATCTCATTATTCGGTGCCCGGCTCTGCATTTCTGCGAGCTTCACAATCGTATACATATACGCTCCTGAG ATCTACCCAACCTCTGTGAGGACAACAGGCATCGGCGTCGCCAGCTCGGTGGGCAGGATCGGCGGCATTCTGTGCCCTCTCGTCGCTGTTGCTCTGGTGCACAACTGCCATCAGACGACCGCGATCCTCCTCTTCGAGCTCGTGGTTTTCCTCTCGGGGGTGGCCGTCATGTTCTTCCCTTTTGAGACGAAAGGCTGTAGGCTGAACGACACCGAGGCCGATATGCATTGA